In one Spirosoma rigui genomic region, the following are encoded:
- a CDS encoding putative porin, whose protein sequence is MNRRFRVLIFLVFLATTGWAQQFPGGTQLPNGFGGQQGRPGSFSSTSSSTSGNGIDDSTKVIYGPTSTRFYLEDDLFNNRKKLYTVDTTMDEVHRFTYVQRSQNQYQDLGNLGTPMRPVFVQMPQQLGAQTGYYAFSPYAYQTMSVRYFDTKSPFSDMYLALGGRNQNILRFDFTQNVNPRWNLGFNVQRFTSQKQFGTSGANDPNKLLAQNWGFLGHTNYRSKNDKYTLLVHFINMNHSLDEQGGVLPGQRIGAEGDTLSIIYNYEGDARLTGGGPASLPRKGPNGREIRNDWHVYHQYVLDQGIQVFHRLDYRRQKNFYQDDTLRLNQSTRDVFGQTVPGFYPAIVGDSSSIFQDARFRLVENMFGLKGIYQRKGSAFNYRAYLRNRIYGQYTRYNIARNRYNEYETRRTETFLGGWLGYYLPDSLSRITAEAEYQVGGGFRLQGQLESKFLTAGYTAMLTDPTLLQERYQSAIFSWRNNFRLRGYNYAYGRLNLKYRKLQLQPSIDYYLLSNYTYFDTAAIAQQATGSFSVLRTGLNYSLGVGKLLLSGQAYYTVQSRTDILRSPPVFLNSRIQYEFLYAKVLYIQAGVDLNYKSAYYADAYMPVTQQFYLQNQQKVEGYVLADLFANLRVNRTRLFVKLTHANQGLFQRPGYFVAPGFLQMRRGFAFGVDWYLFD, encoded by the coding sequence ATGAATCGACGTTTTAGGGTACTCATTTTTTTAGTTTTTCTGGCCACCACGGGCTGGGCGCAGCAATTTCCCGGCGGCACACAACTGCCCAACGGGTTTGGCGGGCAGCAGGGGCGTCCCGGCAGCTTCTCCAGCACGAGCAGCAGCACGTCGGGCAACGGGATCGATGACTCGACAAAAGTCATTTACGGGCCCACCTCCACCCGCTTTTATCTGGAAGACGACCTCTTCAACAACCGAAAAAAACTGTACACCGTCGATACGACGATGGACGAGGTGCACCGGTTTACCTACGTCCAGCGCAGCCAGAATCAGTACCAGGACCTGGGTAACCTGGGCACACCCATGCGGCCGGTTTTCGTGCAGATGCCCCAGCAACTGGGCGCGCAGACGGGCTACTACGCGTTCTCGCCCTACGCCTACCAGACCATGAGTGTCCGGTATTTCGACACCAAGTCGCCCTTCTCGGATATGTACCTCGCGCTGGGCGGCCGTAACCAGAACATCCTTCGCTTCGACTTCACCCAGAATGTCAACCCCCGCTGGAATCTTGGTTTCAACGTGCAGCGGTTTACCTCCCAGAAGCAGTTTGGTACCAGCGGTGCCAACGATCCCAATAAGCTGCTGGCGCAGAACTGGGGTTTCCTGGGACATACCAACTACCGGTCGAAAAACGATAAATACACCCTGCTGGTCCATTTTATCAACATGAACCACAGCCTCGATGAACAGGGCGGTGTGCTGCCGGGCCAGCGCATCGGGGCGGAGGGGGATACCCTGTCGATCATTTACAACTACGAAGGGGATGCCCGGTTAACGGGTGGTGGCCCGGCTTCTCTGCCCCGCAAAGGACCCAACGGCCGCGAAATCCGGAACGACTGGCACGTATATCACCAGTATGTGCTGGACCAGGGTATCCAGGTCTTCCACCGGCTCGACTACCGGCGGCAGAAAAACTTCTACCAGGACGACACCCTGCGCCTGAATCAGTCGACGCGCGACGTGTTCGGGCAGACGGTACCGGGTTTTTATCCGGCCATCGTGGGTGACTCATCGAGTATTTTCCAGGACGCCCGCTTTCGCCTGGTCGAGAATATGTTCGGGCTGAAAGGAATTTACCAGCGGAAAGGGTCGGCGTTCAACTACCGGGCTTACCTGCGGAACCGGATCTACGGGCAGTATACCCGCTACAACATCGCCCGAAACCGGTATAACGAGTACGAAACCCGCCGGACGGAAACGTTTCTGGGGGGCTGGCTGGGGTATTACCTGCCCGACAGTCTGTCGCGTATAACGGCCGAAGCCGAGTACCAGGTAGGAGGAGGATTCCGGTTGCAGGGGCAGCTGGAGAGTAAATTTCTGACGGCGGGCTACACGGCCATGCTTACCGACCCCACGCTGCTGCAGGAGCGGTACCAGAGCGCCATTTTTTCCTGGCGGAACAACTTCAGGCTGCGGGGCTATAATTACGCCTATGGCCGGCTAAACCTGAAATACCGGAAATTACAGTTGCAGCCGAGCATCGACTATTACCTGCTCAGCAACTACACGTATTTCGATACGGCAGCCATTGCCCAGCAGGCTACGGGTTCGTTCAGCGTCCTGCGGACCGGCCTCAACTACAGCCTGGGGGTGGGCAAACTGTTGTTGTCGGGGCAGGCGTATTATACCGTACAATCCCGGACCGATATTTTGCGGTCGCCCCCCGTTTTCCTCAACTCCCGCATCCAATATGAGTTCCTGTACGCCAAAGTGCTTTATATCCAGGCGGGGGTTGATCTGAACTACAAATCGGCCTACTACGCCGACGCCTACATGCCCGTTACCCAGCAGTTTTACCTCCAGAACCAGCAAAAAGTGGAGGGCTACGTCCTGGCCGATCTGTTTGCCAACCTGCGGGTGAACCGGACCCGGCTTTTTGTCAAACTTACCCACGCCAACCAGGGCCTGTTCCAGCGGCCGGGCTATTTTGTGGCCCCCGGTTTCCTGCAGATGCGCCGGGGATTTGCCTTCGGCGTCGACTGGTATTTGTTTGATTAA
- a CDS encoding histidine phosphatase family protein encodes MDIYLIRHTEVAVGRSVAYGQSNVELADNYEDQRDKLLLHLPEDPHLIFSSPLTRCRQLAEDLSLALATGSQIEVAPGQTSVVDAIRPVVRYDDRLKEFHFGDWEMTPWADIGRDALDTWMVDFVNVPTPNGENFRHVFDRVGAFWHEQIIPLAEQQPGQPVFIVSHGGVIRALLCLFLDLSLQNAYRLNLDYGAVTKLTLTGSSYTIQYINR; translated from the coding sequence ATGGACATCTACCTTATCCGCCATACCGAAGTTGCCGTTGGGCGCAGCGTAGCCTACGGTCAATCGAATGTTGAACTGGCCGACAACTACGAAGACCAGCGGGATAAACTCCTTCTGCACCTTCCCGAAGATCCACACCTGATCTTCTCCTCGCCCCTGACCCGCTGCCGGCAACTGGCCGAAGACCTGTCGTTAGCCCTCGCAACGGGCAGTCAGATTGAGGTGGCACCGGGCCAGACATCGGTCGTCGACGCCATCCGGCCCGTAGTTCGCTACGATGACCGACTGAAGGAATTTCACTTTGGCGACTGGGAAATGACGCCCTGGGCGGACATTGGCCGCGATGCGCTGGATACCTGGATGGTCGACTTTGTGAACGTACCAACACCCAACGGCGAAAACTTCCGGCACGTGTTCGACCGGGTGGGCGCGTTCTGGCACGAACAAATTATACCGCTGGCTGAACAACAACCGGGTCAACCGGTGTTCATAGTTTCACACGGTGGGGTTATCCGCGCTTTGCTGTGTCTGTTTCTGGATTTATCTTTGCAGAATGCCTACCGCCTGAATCTCGATTACGGAGCGGTAACCAAGCTTACCCTGACGGGTTCATCTTACACAATTCAATACATCAACCGCTGA
- a CDS encoding adenosylcobinamide-GDP ribazoletransferase: protein MRLFFTALMFYTRLPVPKHIDHSADALNRSTMFFPLIGWIIGAIGVGTYWLSSVLFPPAYLPILFSMVATVWATGAFHEDGFADVCDGFGGGWNKTQILTIMKDSRLGTYGTIGLGLLLAVKFFALQSMLTVEAFSPTLVLKYIAAHSLSRLTATTVIRALPYAREDLESKAKPIAQGITTGQLVVAALFGLAPLLALVALTGIWIYLTFLIPLALVRWRLIGFFRKWLGGYTGDCLGATQQLAEVIIYLSFVSLLWVSV, encoded by the coding sequence ATGCGCCTGTTTTTCACCGCCCTCATGTTTTACACCCGCCTGCCGGTTCCCAAACACATTGACCACTCGGCCGATGCGCTTAACCGGTCGACGATGTTCTTTCCCCTCATCGGCTGGATCATCGGGGCGATCGGTGTGGGAACCTACTGGCTGAGTTCCGTGCTGTTCCCCCCCGCCTATTTACCCATTCTGTTCAGCATGGTCGCTACGGTATGGGCAACGGGTGCCTTCCACGAAGATGGCTTTGCCGACGTGTGTGACGGCTTTGGCGGGGGCTGGAACAAGACGCAGATTCTGACCATTATGAAAGACAGCCGGCTGGGTACCTACGGCACCATTGGGCTGGGGCTGCTGCTGGCGGTAAAATTCTTTGCCCTGCAGTCGATGCTTACGGTTGAAGCCTTTAGCCCAACACTGGTGCTCAAATACATTGCAGCCCATAGCCTCAGCCGACTGACGGCGACGACGGTTATCCGGGCACTTCCCTACGCCCGGGAGGATCTGGAGTCCAAGGCCAAACCCATTGCGCAGGGCATCACCACCGGTCAGTTAGTCGTTGCTGCATTGTTTGGTCTGGCTCCCCTCCTGGCATTGGTTGCCCTGACCGGCATCTGGATTTATTTAACCTTCCTCATCCCCCTGGCGTTGGTACGGTGGCGGCTGATTGGTTTTTTCCGGAAATGGCTTGGTGGCTACACCGGCGATTGCCTCGGCGCAACCCAGCAGCTTGCCGAAGTCATTATCTATCTTTCATTCGTCTCCCTTCTGTGGGTATCTGTGTAA
- a CDS encoding AlbA family DNA-binding domain-containing protein has translation MTRNQLDDLIAQGESARLEFKRSISAAHRIARTLVAFANTSGGKLLIGVADDGSITGVPSESREIHKIEEATDRLAEPALSVTYETLSPDGRLVLIITVEESPEKPHYAMDETGKRTIYVRAKDKSVPTNKLIIASGAADVPLLKSPVARTLIQYLRRNDDITAEKYGKLINVSAYRAGKLLTQFSEQGLLLLINKSRPVRYALKLTE, from the coding sequence ATGACCCGTAATCAACTCGATGACCTGATTGCACAGGGCGAAAGCGCCCGTCTTGAATTCAAGCGTTCCATTTCGGCAGCCCACCGCATTGCCCGCACCCTGGTGGCTTTTGCCAATACATCGGGCGGGAAGCTGCTGATCGGCGTAGCCGACGACGGTTCCATCACCGGCGTACCGTCGGAGAGCCGGGAAATTCACAAAATCGAAGAAGCAACAGATCGGCTGGCCGAACCGGCGCTGTCGGTTACGTACGAAACGCTGTCGCCCGATGGTCGGCTGGTGTTGATCATAACGGTCGAGGAAAGCCCCGAAAAGCCACACTACGCCATGGACGAAACGGGCAAACGGACGATCTACGTGCGGGCCAAGGATAAATCGGTGCCCACTAACAAACTGATTATCGCGTCGGGAGCCGCCGACGTCCCCCTGCTAAAGTCGCCCGTGGCCCGCACCTTGATCCAGTACCTGCGCCGAAACGACGACATCACGGCCGAGAAATACGGGAAACTCATCAACGTATCGGCCTACCGGGCGGGTAAACTTCTCACCCAGTTCTCGGAACAGGGGTTGCTGCTGCTCATCAATAAATCGAGACCTGTGCGCTACGCCCTGAAACTGACCGAGTAA
- a CDS encoding SdpI family protein, which translates to MKPINTSREALMMTLVLAPLLYLGISWNQLPTTMATQYDLQGNPTSWMPKETTAVFIGALSVLMYVLLRYLPRIDPTGNPQPGTYQKLRLVVTGMLACTLCWVIYVAVHSVGPRLSVNVLLVLISLLLAGMGNYLTTVKPNYFVGFRTPWTLHSDTVWRQTHQLGGRMLFGGGLLGVLLILLVPAPYQMGTLMAIVLVTTISPLVYSYVYFRREKAQRIN; encoded by the coding sequence ATGAAACCGATCAATACCTCCCGCGAAGCGCTGATGATGACGCTCGTGCTGGCCCCGCTGCTTTATCTGGGTATCAGCTGGAACCAGTTGCCGACCACCATGGCGACCCAGTACGATTTGCAGGGCAACCCTACCAGCTGGATGCCTAAAGAGACGACGGCAGTGTTCATTGGGGCGCTGTCGGTTTTGATGTATGTATTGCTGCGCTACCTGCCCCGCATCGATCCAACCGGCAATCCGCAACCGGGTACCTATCAGAAACTCCGGCTGGTGGTGACTGGCATGCTGGCCTGTACGCTGTGCTGGGTAATCTACGTCGCTGTTCATTCGGTCGGTCCGCGTCTGTCGGTCAATGTCTTGCTGGTCCTGATCAGCTTGCTGCTGGCTGGCATGGGGAACTACCTGACGACCGTAAAACCCAACTATTTTGTGGGATTCCGCACCCCCTGGACTCTGCACAGCGATACCGTTTGGCGGCAAACCCACCAGTTAGGCGGCCGGATGCTGTTTGGGGGCGGGCTACTGGGGGTATTACTCATCCTTCTGGTGCCTGCACCTTACCAGATGGGAACATTGATGGCCATTGTCCTGGTCACGACCATTAGCCCCCTCGTGTATTCCTACGTCTACTTCCGCCGGGAAAAAGCGCAACGAATAAATTAG
- the hemF gene encoding oxygen-dependent coproporphyrinogen oxidase has product MTISQTPLTKETITDFFADLQDRICRALEEADGTGTFREDAWQRPGGGGGRSRTMAGGTVIEKGGVGYSVVHGEATEATLRSLNLTEPAEFYATGVSIVIHPRNPMVPIIHMNVRYFEMSTGHNWFGGGIDLTPHYVVAEDARWFHQHLKTVCDRHDPAYHPKFKPWADDYFFIPHRQETRGIGGIFFDYLKPTSDTHKAELFAFVQDVGNAFAPIYTHFMHQNRDLPFGEREKNWQLLRRGRYVEFNLVWDRGTKFGLETNGRTESILMSMPPQANWIYDFRPEPGSPESQTLDHLKKGINWIHA; this is encoded by the coding sequence ATGACGATTTCGCAGACCCCGCTTACCAAAGAAACCATCACTGACTTTTTCGCCGATCTGCAGGATCGTATCTGCCGGGCGCTGGAAGAAGCCGACGGCACCGGCACATTCCGGGAAGACGCCTGGCAGCGGCCGGGTGGGGGTGGGGGGCGTTCGCGCACGATGGCCGGGGGAACCGTTATAGAAAAAGGGGGCGTGGGCTACTCGGTGGTCCACGGCGAAGCCACGGAAGCGACGCTGCGGTCCCTCAACTTAACCGAACCCGCCGAGTTCTACGCAACGGGTGTATCCATCGTAATTCACCCGCGCAACCCTATGGTGCCCATCATTCACATGAACGTGCGCTATTTTGAGATGAGCACCGGCCACAACTGGTTCGGCGGGGGGATCGACCTGACGCCCCACTACGTAGTGGCCGAGGATGCACGCTGGTTCCACCAGCACTTGAAAACCGTTTGTGACCGCCACGATCCAGCTTACCACCCAAAGTTCAAGCCCTGGGCCGATGATTATTTTTTCATTCCCCACCGCCAGGAGACGCGGGGTATCGGGGGTATCTTCTTCGATTACCTGAAACCAACGTCCGACACCCACAAAGCCGAGCTGTTTGCTTTCGTTCAGGATGTGGGCAATGCTTTTGCGCCTATCTACACCCATTTCATGCACCAAAACCGCGACCTGCCGTTTGGGGAGCGGGAGAAAAACTGGCAGCTGCTGCGCCGGGGCCGCTACGTGGAGTTTAACCTGGTGTGGGACCGGGGTACCAAGTTCGGGCTGGAAACGAACGGCCGTACTGAGTCGATCCTGATGAGCATGCCCCCGCAGGCAAACTGGATCTACGATTTTCGGCCCGAGCCCGGTAGCCCTGAGTCACAAACCCTGGACCATCTGAAAAAAGGAATAAACTGGATTCACGCCTAG
- a CDS encoding o-succinylbenzoate synthase, with the protein MSLKVDYLKYTLQFRFEAGTSRGTLTEKTTYIVRLSDDEDPSVVGYGECGPLKGLSFDDRPDFEASLTQYCRDFNDLDLQLFSWNLPIILNQVISPEFPSILFGFETAMLDFLAGGRRVLWESDFSHGLRPLPINGLIWMGSPAFMRQQIEEKLQTGYTTIKLKIGAIDFETECELLAMIRERYTPEQITLRVDANGAFSPAEAMAKLERLATYGLHSIEQPIKAGQPDLMAELCRHSPLPIALDEELIGQMEYVHKFRLLKKIQPQYIILKPTLLGGMRHCDEWIELAGRLNIGWWVTSALESNIGLNAVAQYTAQFKHLLPQGLGTGQLYHNNFDSPLVIQEGQLRHNPAQPWDLSQLTVGNSIQSK; encoded by the coding sequence ATGAGTCTCAAAGTCGACTATCTCAAATACACCCTGCAGTTTCGCTTTGAAGCGGGTACGTCGCGCGGGACCCTCACGGAAAAAACGACGTACATCGTCCGGCTGAGCGATGATGAGGATCCGTCGGTGGTGGGCTATGGTGAATGTGGTCCGCTAAAAGGGTTAAGCTTTGACGATCGGCCTGATTTTGAAGCCAGTCTGACCCAGTACTGCCGGGATTTTAACGACCTCGACCTGCAACTCTTCAGCTGGAACCTGCCCATTATTCTGAACCAGGTCATCAGCCCCGAGTTTCCGAGTATTCTGTTCGGTTTTGAAACCGCCATGCTCGATTTTCTGGCCGGTGGCCGTCGGGTGCTGTGGGAATCCGATTTCAGCCACGGCCTACGCCCCCTGCCCATCAACGGGCTGATCTGGATGGGAAGTCCCGCCTTCATGCGCCAGCAGATCGAAGAAAAATTACAGACGGGCTACACAACGATCAAGCTGAAGATCGGCGCCATTGATTTTGAAACCGAGTGTGAACTGCTGGCCATGATCCGCGAGCGTTACACGCCGGAACAGATCACGCTGCGCGTCGACGCCAACGGGGCGTTCAGCCCGGCGGAGGCTATGGCAAAACTCGAACGGCTGGCTACTTACGGGCTGCATTCGATCGAGCAACCCATCAAAGCGGGCCAGCCCGACCTGATGGCAGAGCTGTGCCGCCATTCACCCCTGCCCATCGCCCTCGACGAAGAGCTGATCGGTCAGATGGAGTACGTTCATAAATTTCGGCTGCTCAAAAAGATCCAGCCGCAGTATATTATCCTCAAACCTACCCTGCTGGGGGGGATGCGACACTGCGACGAGTGGATCGAACTGGCCGGGCGGCTCAATATTGGCTGGTGGGTTACGTCGGCCCTGGAATCGAACATTGGCCTGAACGCCGTTGCGCAGTATACCGCCCAGTTCAAACACCTGCTTCCCCAGGGTTTGGGAACGGGACAGCTTTACCACAACAATTTCGACAGCCCCCTCGTCATTCAGGAGGGCCAGCTGCGCCACAACCCCGCCCAGCCCTGGGATCTGAGCCAGCTAACGGTAGGCAACAGCATCCAGTCTAAATAA
- the cobT gene encoding nicotinate-nucleotide--dimethylbenzimidazole phosphoribosyltransferase: MNESAPVSTLERRVQQRIDNKTKPLGALGHLEALATQIALIQQTEIPVLTNPHLVVFAGDHGLTAEGVSAYPAAVTYSMVNNFISGGAAINIFCKQNGLQLLVCDVGVAGTFSTNTDSFVKYKIRAGTRNMRHEPAMTSDECEAALDAGKTLVNGVKYRDCNVVGFGEMGIGNTSSAALLMHRLTGLPLVECVGRGTGLDDAGLARKLDLLQEITDRYSHLTDPLDVLAAMGGLELAAIAGGMLQAADNGMIILVDGFIATAALLVAHALNPAVLTHCIFCHLSDERGHQQMLAFLQVKPLLQLDLRLGEGTGCALAYPLVQAAVAMLNDMATMDSLQISIAH, translated from the coding sequence ATGAACGAATCTGCTCCCGTCAGTACGCTTGAACGTCGCGTTCAACAACGCATCGACAACAAAACCAAACCGCTGGGTGCCCTGGGTCATCTGGAAGCACTGGCCACTCAGATCGCCCTGATCCAGCAAACCGAAATCCCGGTACTCACTAATCCGCACCTGGTCGTTTTTGCCGGTGACCACGGACTGACCGCCGAAGGTGTAAGCGCTTACCCGGCCGCTGTGACCTACAGCATGGTCAACAACTTCATCTCGGGCGGGGCCGCCATCAATATTTTCTGTAAGCAGAATGGCTTACAGCTACTGGTGTGTGATGTTGGCGTGGCAGGCACCTTTTCGACTAACACCGATTCCTTCGTGAAGTACAAAATTCGGGCCGGTACCCGCAACATGCGGCACGAACCAGCCATGACCAGCGACGAGTGCGAAGCGGCCCTGGATGCCGGAAAAACGCTGGTTAACGGTGTTAAGTACCGCGATTGTAACGTTGTGGGCTTCGGCGAAATGGGCATTGGCAACACGTCTTCAGCGGCTCTGCTGATGCACCGGCTAACGGGCCTTCCACTCGTGGAATGCGTTGGGCGCGGTACGGGGCTGGACGATGCCGGGCTGGCCCGCAAGCTGGACCTGCTGCAGGAGATTACGGATCGGTACAGCCACCTCACGGACCCGCTGGACGTGCTGGCCGCTATGGGTGGTCTTGAACTGGCCGCCATAGCGGGGGGAATGCTGCAGGCCGCGGACAACGGCATGATTATTCTGGTCGACGGATTCATTGCTACGGCGGCTCTGCTGGTGGCACACGCCCTCAATCCGGCCGTTTTAACCCATTGTATCTTCTGCCATCTGTCCGACGAACGTGGTCACCAGCAGATGCTTGCCTTTTTGCAGGTTAAACCTTTACTTCAACTAGACCTGCGGCTGGGTGAAGGTACCGGCTGTGCCCTTGCCTACCCGCTCGTGCAGGCTGCGGTTGCTATGCTGAACGACATGGCGACGATGGACAGCCTGCAAATTTCCATAGCCCACTAA
- a CDS encoding alpha/beta hydrolase, giving the protein MPIPYILARFASLLLLLSRPAAAQSEEPIRYSVTVPAGVNLVLDGTLTVPATLTRKVPVMLLIAGSGPTDRDANSAYGLRTDAFKMLADSLARSGIAVARYDKRGSGTNLSVVHTALRPETMVFDHYVADAVGIIRQLQTDKRFSGVFVAGHSEGSLVGMLAARQTRAQGFVSIAGAGRNIVDVMKEQGRAGGNPAQVQAEVDGVLDSLRAGQRVHPKNPLLKAQLSPSTQPFLISWMAYDPAVALKAYEGPVIIVQGRKDLQVALADAESLKAARPDARLLLLDSMNHILKSVEGTDRNVNFATYKDPTLPLCPGLVPALVQFVTSQAAR; this is encoded by the coding sequence ATGCCTATACCTTACATCCTCGCCCGCTTTGCCAGCCTGTTGTTATTGCTATCACGTCCGGCGGCCGCGCAATCTGAAGAACCCATCCGGTACTCCGTAACAGTGCCCGCCGGGGTTAATCTGGTGCTCGACGGTACGCTGACCGTACCCGCAACGCTTACCCGGAAAGTGCCGGTTATGTTGCTGATTGCTGGATCGGGTCCCACCGATCGCGACGCGAACAGCGCTTATGGTCTTCGTACCGATGCGTTTAAAATGCTGGCCGACAGCCTGGCGCGAAGCGGCATTGCCGTGGCCCGCTACGATAAGCGTGGTTCGGGAACGAACCTGTCCGTCGTGCATACCGCCCTCAGGCCCGAGACAATGGTCTTTGATCACTACGTAGCAGACGCCGTGGGTATAATCCGGCAACTGCAAACCGATAAGCGATTTTCGGGCGTTTTTGTGGCTGGTCATTCGGAAGGATCGCTGGTGGGGATGCTGGCAGCCCGTCAGACCAGGGCTCAGGGGTTTGTATCGATTGCCGGAGCGGGGCGTAACATCGTCGACGTCATGAAAGAACAGGGCCGGGCCGGCGGCAACCCCGCCCAGGTTCAGGCGGAAGTAGACGGGGTGCTCGATTCCCTGCGGGCCGGCCAGCGGGTTCACCCAAAAAATCCATTGCTGAAGGCGCAGCTTTCCCCGTCAACCCAGCCATTTCTGATCTCCTGGATGGCTTACGATCCAGCGGTGGCCCTGAAAGCTTATGAAGGCCCGGTGATAATCGTCCAGGGCCGAAAGGACCTGCAGGTTGCCCTTGCGGATGCGGAATCCCTGAAAGCAGCCCGACCTGATGCCCGACTGCTGCTATTGGACTCTATGAACCATATACTCAAATCGGTGGAAGGAACCGACAGGAACGTCAATTTCGCTACTTACAAAGACCCGACTTTACCCCTCTGCCCGGGACTGGTACCTGCCCTGGTGCAGTTTGTGACTAGCCAGGCCGCACGTTAG
- the lpxK gene encoding tetraacyldisaccharide 4'-kinase, giving the protein MTKLLVKQNCLFWLLRPLSWVYGLITDVRNWLFDKELFAGYAPDTFSVSVGNLTVGGTGKTPMTEYLIKRQVLTVDTGSPETATLSRGYGRQTKGFREAGPADTAATIGDEPLQLYRKFGPRVRVFVGERRAPAIQRIQASYPAIRRILLDDAYQHRAVRPHLNVLLMDYNRPFYTDHPFPAGRLRERRHGARRADCVVVTKCPIDLPESDTQPIREAVSRYTRTGTPVFFAGLHYGRPVSFATGQPADYLREVVLVSGLASADPLEQYVRQTYSLKAHIRYADHRVYTRSDIDSFRRALTPGVALLTTEKDWVKLDALLTPGERDALSLYYLPVELVFLGDDGRAFNRFVTDASLKFR; this is encoded by the coding sequence GTGACTAAATTATTAGTGAAGCAAAACTGCCTGTTCTGGTTACTAAGGCCCCTGAGTTGGGTTTACGGCTTGATAACGGATGTCCGTAATTGGCTGTTTGACAAGGAATTATTTGCCGGATATGCGCCCGATACCTTCAGCGTGAGCGTGGGAAATCTGACCGTGGGCGGAACCGGAAAAACGCCCATGACCGAATATCTGATTAAACGGCAGGTTTTGACGGTCGATACCGGTAGCCCCGAAACGGCAACCCTGAGCCGGGGCTATGGCCGGCAGACAAAAGGATTCCGGGAGGCTGGCCCCGCCGATACGGCAGCGACGATCGGCGACGAGCCGCTGCAACTTTACCGGAAATTTGGACCGCGGGTGCGGGTTTTCGTGGGTGAGCGCCGGGCGCCAGCCATCCAGCGCATCCAGGCCAGCTACCCCGCCATCCGCCGGATACTGCTCGATGATGCTTACCAGCACCGGGCAGTCCGACCCCATCTGAATGTATTGCTGATGGATTACAACCGGCCTTTCTACACGGATCACCCATTTCCGGCCGGTCGGCTCCGCGAACGGCGGCACGGGGCCCGCCGGGCGGATTGTGTTGTGGTCACCAAATGCCCGATCGATCTTCCCGAATCGGACACCCAGCCGATCCGGGAAGCCGTCAGCCGCTATACCCGGACCGGGACCCCCGTTTTTTTCGCCGGGCTCCACTACGGTCGTCCCGTGTCGTTCGCTACCGGGCAACCCGCCGATTACCTGCGGGAAGTTGTGCTGGTATCGGGGCTGGCCAGCGCAGATCCGCTGGAACAATACGTCCGACAAACGTACTCCCTGAAGGCGCATATCCGCTATGCCGACCATCGGGTGTATACCCGCTCGGACATCGACTCCTTTCGCCGGGCGCTGACGCCGGGTGTGGCACTGCTGACCACTGAGAAAGACTGGGTCAAGCTCGACGCCCTGTTGACCCCCGGCGAACGGGATGCCCTTTCCCTGTACTACCTGCCGGTAGAACTCGTTTTTCTGGGCGACGATGGGCGGGCGTTTAACCGGTTCGTGACCGATGCAAGCCTTAAATTTCGTTAA
- a CDS encoding autorepressor SdpR family transcription factor, whose protein sequence is MNQLFKALNDSTRRQILDLLRDGDLNAGDIADRFNMSKPSISHHLDLLRQAGLVESVKQGQFITYSLNTTVLDDLLSWLMSFQKPDTSPPLKPADSDTVKQPAGNSAH, encoded by the coding sequence ATGAATCAACTTTTCAAAGCCTTGAACGACAGCACCCGTCGGCAGATTCTGGACCTGCTGCGGGATGGGGATCTGAACGCGGGGGACATCGCCGACCGGTTCAATATGAGTAAGCCAAGTATATCCCACCACCTCGATCTGCTCCGGCAGGCGGGTCTGGTTGAATCGGTGAAGCAGGGCCAGTTCATTACGTATTCGCTCAACACAACCGTTCTGGACGATCTGCTGTCCTGGTTGATGAGTTTCCAGAAACCGGATACCAGTCCACCCCTAAAACCGGCCGATTCGGATACCGTCAAACAACCCGCCGGCAATTCCGCTCACTAA